In one window of Skermanella rosea DNA:
- a CDS encoding MAPEG family protein, with product MLDRRHLISAAGVVFGTALAWGGLALFWPGPAAGSGPAADGSASAAGLLVWPALLLLLMVLTVALARFATAAFDPLTDPESRFQRRAQRALSNSVEQTAVFVPAMLSAAALAAPGDIRLAGVMTGLFCVSRLLFWIGYLIHPYLRAPGMIMTLNVNAAIVGYAVYRALG from the coding sequence GTGCTAGACCGTCGCCACCTGATCTCGGCGGCCGGGGTCGTCTTCGGGACGGCCCTGGCCTGGGGCGGCCTCGCGCTCTTCTGGCCCGGACCCGCGGCCGGCTCCGGCCCTGCGGCCGACGGGTCGGCCTCCGCCGCCGGCTTGCTGGTCTGGCCAGCGCTCCTGCTGCTCCTGATGGTCCTCACGGTCGCCCTGGCCCGGTTCGCCACCGCCGCGTTCGATCCCCTGACGGATCCCGAAAGCCGGTTCCAGCGGCGCGCCCAGCGGGCCCTGTCCAACTCGGTCGAGCAGACCGCGGTCTTCGTGCCGGCGATGCTCTCCGCCGCGGCGCTGGCCGCTCCCGGGGATATCCGCCTCGCCGGCGTCATGACCGGGCTGTTCTGCGTGTCCCGCCTGTTGTTCTGGATCGGGTACCTGATCCATCCCTACCTGCGGGCACCGGGAATGATCATGACGCTCAACGTCAATGCCGCTATCGTCGGCTATGCAGTCTACCGGGCGCTGGGGTAA
- a CDS encoding OsmC family protein yields the protein MDAETLKAVQAPLKQRYRDVPDSAVITLKAEGTVGAEGVTCKVDTGRALVEAGLHPAAGGDGTAACSGDMLLEALVACAGVTLRAVATALDIDLRGGTVRAEGDLDMRGTLGVSKEAPVGFRSIRMTFDLDTDADDEKLASLLKLTERYCVIYQTLRNPPAAEARIVRNSDHPAR from the coding sequence ATGGATGCCGAAACCCTCAAGGCCGTCCAGGCTCCCTTGAAGCAGCGATACCGCGACGTGCCGGACAGCGCGGTCATCACCCTGAAGGCCGAAGGCACCGTCGGGGCCGAGGGCGTGACCTGCAAGGTCGATACCGGCCGGGCGCTGGTCGAGGCCGGTCTTCATCCCGCCGCCGGCGGCGACGGAACTGCGGCCTGTTCGGGCGACATGCTGCTGGAGGCGCTGGTCGCCTGCGCCGGCGTGACCCTGCGGGCGGTCGCCACGGCGCTGGACATCGATCTGCGCGGCGGTACCGTGCGGGCCGAAGGCGACCTGGACATGCGGGGCACCCTGGGTGTCTCGAAGGAGGCGCCGGTGGGCTTCCGCTCCATCCGCATGACCTTCGACCTGGATACCGACGCCGACGACGAGAAGCTCGCCAGCCTGCTCAAGCTGACGGAGCGGTATTGCGTGATCTATCAGACACTGCGCAACCCGCCTGCCGCCGAAGCCAGGATCGTCCGGAACAGCGACCATCCGGCCCGGTAG
- a CDS encoding pyridoxamine 5'-phosphate oxidase family protein, with translation MATSAQNSDDIKKLWGMIKDIRFTMMTTIDDDGTLRSRPMVAQQSEFDGDLWFFTGANSHKVDEVNQHHEVNLSYADPDDQNYVSISGTAQLVRDKGKIEELWSEPLAAWFPKGKDDPNIALLRVHVTKAEYWDSPSSAMVHAYGYVKAKLTGEPPHPGDNKKINM, from the coding sequence ATGGCTACCAGCGCCCAGAATTCAGACGACATCAAGAAGCTCTGGGGGATGATCAAGGACATCCGCTTCACGATGATGACCACCATCGATGATGACGGTACCCTCCGCAGCCGTCCTATGGTCGCCCAGCAATCCGAATTCGATGGCGATCTCTGGTTCTTCACCGGTGCCAATTCCCACAAGGTGGATGAAGTCAACCAGCACCATGAAGTCAACTTGAGCTACGCCGATCCCGACGACCAGAACTATGTCTCGATCTCCGGCACGGCCCAGCTCGTCCGGGACAAGGGGAAGATCGAGGAACTCTGGAGCGAGCCCCTCGCCGCCTGGTTCCCGAAGGGCAAGGACGATCCGAACATCGCCCTGCTCCGCGTCCACGTGACGAAGGCCGAATACTGGGACAGCCCGTCCAGCGCGATGGTCCATGCCTACGGCTACGTGAAGGCCAAGCTGACCGGCGAGCCGCCTCATCCCGGCGACAACAAGAAGATCAACATGTAG
- the secA gene encoding preprotein translocase subunit SecA: protein MFGAIARKLFGTANDRTVKALLRQVEVINALEPKVAGLSDDELRMRTDWLRERLEKGETLDDILPDAFATVREAAKRVLGQRHFDVQLMGGIVLHQGKIAEMRTGEGKTLVATLPVYLNAIAGKGVHVVTVNDYLAKRDSGWMGKVYGFLGLSVGCIVHGLDDFERKMAYAADITYGTNNEFGFDYLRDNMKFRLEDMVQRPFNFAIVDEVDSILIDEARTPLIISGPSTDSSELYIAVNRVIPHLSAEDYEKDEKVRAVSLTEAGTEKVEQILRDMGLLTEGNLYDIQNVSLVHHANQALRAHTLFQRDKDYIVKDDKVIIIDEFTGRMMEGRRYSEGLHQALEAKEGVTIQRENQTLASITFQNYFRLYPRLSGMTGTAMTEANEFAEIYGLEVVEMPTNVAVQRKDFDDEVYRTGREKFDAIAILVEECRARKQPILVGTVSIEKSEVLSDLLKKKNIPHAVLNARYHEQEAQIIAQAGRPGAVTIATNMAGRGTDIQLGGNLEMRLAVELADIQDPAERERRTAEIQAEIARDKEIVKEAGGLFVIGTERHESRRIDNQLRGRSGRQGDPGASKFFLSLDDDLMRIFGSERMDGMLQRLGLKEGEAIVHSWINKALEKAQQKVEAHNFEIRKNLLKYDNVMNDQRKVVYEQRREIMDAPEIGGTIEDMRHEVIEEMVKKAIPANAYAEQWNIDGLHEEIRRVLNLDLPVHDWAKEEGIAEAEIEDRVRRASDEKMAQKAANYGPELMRAAEKSLLLQLLDQAWKEHLLHLDHLRQGINLRAYAQRDPLNEYKREAFELFEGMLSHLRETVTTVLSYVEMRVNHPEDMEPPPFEGVESRQDPALAAADAVPADAALPDGMVRRVAPASVGSEAEIDPRTPRNALCPCGSGKKYKHCHGRVA, encoded by the coding sequence ATGTTCGGTGCTATTGCCCGTAAACTTTTCGGCACCGCGAATGATCGCACCGTGAAGGCGCTGCTGCGGCAGGTCGAGGTCATCAACGCCCTGGAGCCGAAGGTAGCCGGCCTGTCGGACGACGAACTCCGGATGCGCACCGACTGGCTGCGCGAGCGCCTCGAAAAGGGCGAGACGCTGGACGACATCCTGCCCGACGCCTTCGCCACCGTGCGCGAGGCGGCCAAGCGCGTCCTGGGGCAGCGCCACTTCGACGTCCAGCTGATGGGCGGCATCGTCCTGCACCAGGGCAAGATCGCGGAGATGCGGACCGGCGAAGGCAAGACGCTGGTCGCCACGCTCCCGGTCTATCTCAACGCGATCGCCGGCAAGGGCGTCCACGTCGTCACCGTCAACGACTACCTGGCCAAGCGCGACAGCGGCTGGATGGGCAAGGTCTACGGCTTCCTGGGGCTTTCGGTCGGCTGCATCGTCCACGGGCTGGACGATTTCGAGCGCAAGATGGCCTATGCCGCCGACATCACCTACGGCACCAACAACGAGTTCGGCTTCGACTACCTGCGCGACAACATGAAGTTCCGGCTGGAGGACATGGTCCAGCGGCCGTTCAACTTCGCGATCGTCGACGAGGTCGACAGCATCCTGATCGACGAGGCGCGCACGCCGCTGATCATCTCCGGCCCCTCGACCGACAGCTCCGAACTCTATATCGCGGTCAACCGGGTGATCCCGCACCTGTCCGCCGAGGATTACGAGAAGGACGAGAAGGTCCGCGCCGTCAGCCTGACCGAGGCCGGCACCGAGAAGGTCGAGCAGATCCTGCGCGACATGGGCCTGCTGACGGAGGGCAACCTCTACGACATCCAGAACGTCAGCCTGGTCCACCACGCCAACCAGGCCCTGCGGGCGCACACCCTGTTCCAGCGGGACAAGGACTACATCGTCAAGGATGACAAGGTCATCATCATCGACGAGTTCACCGGCCGCATGATGGAGGGCCGGCGCTATTCCGAGGGCCTTCACCAGGCGCTGGAGGCCAAGGAGGGCGTGACGATCCAGCGCGAGAACCAGACGCTGGCCTCGATCACCTTCCAGAACTATTTCCGCCTCTATCCGCGCCTGTCCGGCATGACCGGCACCGCCATGACCGAGGCGAACGAGTTCGCCGAGATCTATGGCCTGGAAGTGGTCGAGATGCCGACCAACGTCGCGGTCCAGCGCAAGGATTTCGACGACGAGGTCTACCGCACCGGCCGCGAGAAGTTCGACGCCATCGCGATCCTGGTCGAGGAGTGCCGGGCGCGCAAACAGCCGATCCTGGTCGGCACCGTGTCGATCGAGAAGTCGGAAGTGCTGTCCGACCTGCTCAAGAAGAAGAACATCCCGCACGCGGTGCTGAACGCCCGCTACCACGAGCAGGAAGCGCAGATCATCGCCCAGGCCGGCCGGCCCGGCGCCGTGACGATCGCCACCAACATGGCGGGCCGCGGCACCGACATCCAGTTGGGCGGCAACTTGGAAATGCGCCTGGCGGTCGAGCTGGCCGACATCCAGGATCCGGCCGAGCGGGAGCGCCGCACGGCCGAGATCCAGGCCGAGATCGCGCGCGACAAGGAGATCGTGAAGGAGGCCGGCGGCCTGTTCGTGATCGGCACCGAGCGGCACGAGAGCCGGCGCATCGACAACCAGCTGCGCGGCCGGTCGGGCCGCCAGGGCGACCCCGGCGCCTCCAAGTTCTTCCTCAGCCTGGACGACGACCTGATGCGGATCTTCGGGTCCGAGCGCATGGACGGCATGCTCCAGCGCCTGGGCCTGAAGGAGGGCGAGGCGATCGTCCACAGCTGGATCAACAAGGCCCTGGAGAAGGCGCAGCAGAAGGTCGAGGCGCACAACTTCGAGATCCGCAAGAACCTGCTCAAGTACGACAACGTGATGAACGACCAGCGGAAGGTCGTCTACGAGCAGCGCCGCGAGATCATGGACGCGCCGGAGATCGGCGGCACCATCGAGGACATGCGCCACGAGGTGATCGAGGAGATGGTCAAGAAGGCCATCCCGGCGAATGCCTATGCCGAGCAGTGGAACATCGACGGCCTGCACGAGGAGATCCGCCGGGTCCTGAACCTGGACCTGCCGGTACATGACTGGGCCAAGGAAGAGGGCATCGCCGAGGCGGAGATCGAGGACCGGGTGCGCCGCGCCTCCGACGAGAAGATGGCGCAGAAGGCGGCCAATTACGGTCCCGAACTGATGCGGGCGGCCGAGAAGAGCCTGCTGCTCCAGCTGCTCGACCAAGCCTGGAAGGAGCATCTGCTGCACCTGGACCATCTGCGCCAGGGCATCAACCTGCGCGCCTACGCCCAGCGCGACCCGCTGAACGAATACAAGCGCGAAGCCTTCGAACTGTTCGAGGGGATGCTGTCGCACCTGCGCGAGACGGTCACCACCGTGCTGTCCTATGTCGAGATGCGGGTGAACCACCCCGAGGACATGGAGCCGCCGCCGTTCGAGGGCGTCGAGTCACGCCAGGACCCGGCGCTTGCCGCCGCCGACGCCGTTCCGGCCGACGCGGCCCTGCCGGACGGGATGGTACGGCGCGTGGCCCCCGCGTCGGTCGGCTCCGAAGCCGAGATCGACCCGCGTACGCCGCGCAACGCCCTGTGCCCCTGCGGGTCCGGCAAGAAGTACAAGCACTGCCACGGGCGGGTCGCCTGA
- a CDS encoding esterase-like activity of phytase family protein: protein MRVRLLPIPALMIGALAAAPLPAAAQAPSVGVQVHTSSDPILTLRKVAFEGGKTLDLSVGIGSGAFRGKDDPADIFHTVSDRGPNFTCGDAEDIVGVKGEKICGDVKRGRIYPVPDYSPSIYRIQVLEGGTFRVLDSISLKDARGNPVDGMLNPLTVASTEQPLDAAGNKLKQNPNAVDAEGIVRLSDGSFWIGDENGPSILHAGPDGRIQVRHVPAGTEKDYAGAGYEVKGTLPAILAKRALNRGIESMAVSEDGKFLYFVLQNPLANPDNDAYADAANTRLFKLDRATMQVAGEYVYVMEPTSAYRGEEKKKQSTVRISELMHLAGDDLLILERTERTTKIFRIALAGATDIRGGKWDDAATAPSLEQADLAKEGVVPAAKSLVLDTADHPGIPPKIEGMALFGDGALMLINDDDFGIDGKRTAVMKVTGLGLDTPAKAK from the coding sequence ATGCGCGTACGCCTGCTCCCGATACCGGCCCTCATGATCGGCGCGCTGGCCGCCGCCCCGCTTCCGGCCGCCGCCCAGGCGCCCTCCGTGGGCGTCCAGGTGCATACGAGCAGCGATCCGATCCTGACCCTGCGCAAGGTCGCTTTCGAGGGCGGCAAGACCCTCGACCTCTCCGTCGGGATCGGCAGCGGCGCGTTCCGCGGCAAGGACGATCCGGCCGACATCTTCCACACGGTCAGCGACCGCGGCCCCAACTTCACCTGCGGCGACGCCGAGGACATCGTCGGCGTCAAGGGCGAGAAGATCTGCGGCGACGTGAAGCGGGGCCGCATCTACCCGGTGCCGGACTACAGCCCCTCGATCTACCGCATCCAGGTGCTGGAGGGCGGCACCTTCCGCGTGCTCGACAGCATCTCGCTGAAGGATGCCCGGGGCAACCCGGTGGACGGCATGCTGAACCCGCTGACCGTGGCCTCGACCGAGCAGCCGCTGGACGCCGCCGGGAACAAGCTCAAGCAGAACCCCAATGCCGTGGACGCCGAGGGGATCGTCCGCCTGTCCGACGGCAGCTTCTGGATCGGCGACGAGAACGGGCCTTCCATCCTGCACGCGGGTCCCGACGGCCGCATCCAGGTCCGCCATGTCCCGGCCGGGACGGAAAAGGACTATGCCGGCGCCGGCTACGAGGTGAAGGGCACGCTGCCGGCCATCCTGGCCAAGCGGGCGCTGAACCGCGGCATCGAATCCATGGCGGTTTCCGAGGACGGGAAGTTCCTCTATTTCGTCCTTCAGAACCCGCTGGCCAACCCGGACAACGACGCCTACGCGGACGCCGCCAATACCCGGCTGTTCAAGCTGGACCGCGCGACCATGCAGGTCGCGGGCGAATATGTCTACGTGATGGAGCCGACCTCGGCCTACCGGGGCGAGGAGAAGAAGAAGCAGAGCACCGTGCGCATCAGCGAGCTGATGCATCTCGCCGGCGACGACCTGCTGATCCTGGAGCGGACGGAGCGGACCACCAAGATCTTCCGCATCGCCCTGGCCGGCGCCACGGACATCCGGGGCGGCAAGTGGGACGACGCGGCCACGGCCCCCTCGCTGGAACAGGCCGACCTCGCCAAGGAAGGCGTCGTGCCGGCTGCCAAGTCCCTTGTGCTCGACACCGCGGACCATCCCGGGATTCCGCCCAAGATCGAGGGCATGGCCCTTTTCGGCGACGGCGCGCTGATGCTGATCAACGACGACGATTTCGGCATCGACGGCAAGCGCACCGCGGTCATGAAGGTCACCGGGCTCGGTCTCGACACTCCGGCCAAGGCCAAATAA